From the genome of Papaver somniferum cultivar HN1 unplaced genomic scaffold, ASM357369v1 unplaced-scaffold_10, whole genome shotgun sequence:
TATCGAATAACGTAAGTTTGTCCGACCGTTTGTTACCTTGGTAATTCTTCACAAAAGTGGAGCAAACAGCTACCAACACTGGACATGGAATAGAGTCGCAATCAATTGGGTCATTCCCAACTTGATTAACGGCAGAACCCCATAGAGCAATAATCATTGTTGATCCCCTGACTCGGGAAATAACCGTTAAATTACATATAAGAACAAAAGGATTGTAAGAACAGAAACTAAGAGATGTCAACAGTAAACTGTGTATACCTAACATTCTCAATTGTGATCTCGTGCAGTCGGATGGATTACCCGCCAGCCCACCTGGATGTTGGTGATGGTTTTCAAGAAGCCAACCACATCTGCATTAAATAGAAGTAGCGAGGGAATTGGAACACATCTACCAATCCATGAAATGACCTTTTGGAGTCACCTGCTATAATTGAAATTAAAGTGAACCTATCTACTCCCAGGAACATAACATTACATGAACCGGAATATAACATTAGATGAATCCGATGCAGTAAGAATTACCTGGAAGATGTATGTTCTGAACATTCGATACGAGTGATTCACATCCAGTGAAACAGAAATTAACAGGGAATAATCGACACAGAATAAGCATCTGGCGTGGAGAGTGAGGTGTTCCACCTAAAGTAGCTCATCTTGTCACTGTTTACTGGCCTTAATTTTTATTTAGCAGCAGTCAATGGTGTACAAACCATCCTCTCGAATTTGCTTAAGCATGTAACTCATTTCCCTGTAGCAGCGGCGGTGTTAGTCATACATAATTGAAGCTGTATACTGTATCAACACATAGAGTCCAATTTTCATACTTCCTAGTAACGACGCCTGATTTTCCTATGGCACCTGCTATGGTTCGCCATCAAACGGCGATGCCATTTCGTCTATCCTTTCGGGCAGTAACTgaaaattgaaactaaaattCATCATACACCTAATTCAAACTAATGAAggattattttaaaaaaaaaaggtaaagcaACATCAGGACGGTCAAACCAAAACAACAACACAAAAGCAAGTAAATTTAATCAACTTTGCATGAGTATAAAAGAAAACAATCACCTAATTGAAAGTGGACGGAAAACGTATTTGGATTTGGGCAGCAACTAAAAACCGAAAATCATCAGATACCTAATTCAAAGATAGGATTAAGCGATACAGTGGAGATCTAAAGAGGGATTGCTTAAAAAATGGGTAAAGTAACATCAGGAAGGGCAAACCTTACCACAGCACAAAATTATGTCAGAGCAATTGAAAACGTAAATCTAATCAACTTTGCATgaacgaaaaaaaaaacaatcaccagATTGAAAGTGGATGGAAAACGTAATTGGAagcaatggaagaaaaaaaacttacatTTAGGAACTCTTCTCGATTGGGATTTAACATTTTACATAGATAATCCAATTAACGCAAGGATGAGCAGTTTTCTTTTGTATAATAGCCATAAATTAATCCGGATTTGGAATACCAATGTTTCTTTAGTCCTAAACTGAAAAGCGGAAAAGAGATTCATCAGAAATATAATTCATACACAACAAAGATCCATTCCCGTGAGAACATCTGAATGGGTTAAGACGAAGAACAACATGTAGGTcagtattaaaaaaaaatgtgaaTAAGAGAGGAAAAGAATATGTAGATTGCTGAAAACTTGTTATACATAACTCCACACATTCACCAACTAAAAATTTACCCCATTCTAATATGCACAATCAGTGTACAAAATCATGGATTAAGAACCAATTTGATTGTATTCACGAAATTGTAAAATGAATCAATAAGAGAATCAAAACGGACATTGGTACTAAACAAGGAGGCCCGTGGAAAGGGATTTTCACATCGCAAACCTAATGAAGGATTTTAAAACAAAATTGGAAAATTAAAATTAGGAATGGCAAACCAATAACCACAACACCAACTTGTCATAGGATTGAAGATCCACAATTCAAGCAATTTTGGATAAACGAAACAAAACATAATCAGGGGACAGAAAATAGCTGTAAACCGAAAATTGAATCTGGAAAGAATACTCACATGTTCGACTGGAATTGATGTTGATTTCGATTCGGATTAGCCATTTTATAAACCTAATCCAATTAATGCAAGGATGAGACGCAGGCAAAATTAATATGGATTAAGAAAACCTAAATTGGGAATACCTACGAACAGAATAGAATCCAGGGTGAGAAAATATTACGGAAACATGAAGACCTGTGAATCGGAACCTAAGAAATTCCAACCTAAGAGTACCCTGATGTGCGTTACTCACAATGAAGGCTCTTTTTATGATTCGCTTTTAAGTCAGAGAATGAATATATATCTATATATCGTGGGACTGAGTGACGGGCAGCCATTGGATTAACCAATCCAATACGTTCCGGTAGTTAGAATTTTCTATCTATCCTGGCCACTGGGTGAAACAACGAACCCTCCTGATGTATAAGCATTGATGATAAATAAATCCATGATTTTGTACCTTCGGTTTCTTAGTTGTGCCGGATTAGTCATATGTACGGTCGCGTAAGAATCTGTATTTGGTTATTCAAGTTTAAATTTACCCCTCTAAAACCTAGTTTGATTGGGGTATGACATAGTGCCTTTACTAAGGGGAGATCAAATATGAGTGAGTTTACTTTAATACCCTTAAAGTAATTAATCTTATTACTTAATCAGATaactctaaaattaaaaacctaaaaaactcttaatcttctcttcttcttcatctacatcttccaacaaaatcagaaaaacaaatctttgcaaatcgtccAATTTGATTTCCTGAAAAATGGTTGATTCCAAACGATCAAGTAGCAACACAGATTCAACAGGGCATATCAAAAGATCCAAATCAGAGGAAAGGGTAAGGGAAAAGTTGGAACTAGTGAAATCAGTAAACCCGAAAATCCAATCCATGAGAATGTTGAAAAGAACCCTCCACCGGTGAAAAGAAGACTGtaagtgatttctaaactcaaacccattattgttttgtgttttttgattgttatattaggttagaaatcgatAACTATGATTTTCAGGGtttatagtcggcaaggttttttgaaaaataaaatgtcGGCCTTAAGATTTTAGTGcaagtcggcaaggtcgtaacATGAAGATCATGCTAAATTTTCATAACATCCATGGCGACTGTGAAATATTAATCAAGGTCGGCATGATATTCAATAACCAACCCTGCCGACTTTCATCTAGTCGGCATATTCGTAAAATTGTACCGTTCCGACTTTATGTCACAGACACCCTGAGTTAATAGTCGGCATCTTTCTTGAATAGGACCCTACCGATTGTGTGTTAGTTGGCGTGGTATATTATTACAACCATGCCGACTAAGTATTTGTCGGCGATGTTTAGATTATCGCCCTTGCCGACTAGGTGACCAGAACCATGTTTCAATGTGTATAATTCTCATATCTTTTATTTGTGTATTGTTTAGGTTCCCAGAGGAAAAAATAGAAGATATCTCTTGTATTGTTCACAATGCAAAAGAGCTATTAGAATTTATTGACAAGATTTATCCTTCTTTAAAAAACCCTaaggatgaaactgaagagaactTCCCTGTAAGAAAGTTACTTTTGATGGGTAAGAAAGATCCTGAAGAATTTCTAAGGTTTATGGAGAGTActagcaatcccctcaactatgaaaaatgcacatcatcagaggaggaagaagaggaatttgATTCAAGAACTTTTTTCAAGGCATCtgacttttctggagtgaacccctattacaatgaggTTGGTGACAACATAGGTCCAGTGAAGGGAAAAGCAAAAGCTGATGCtggtgaaaaagctagtgatggTGAAATTGCTAGTGatgtggaggaagataacaacaatgacaagaatccatgaaactcttAAACTTATTATGTTTCACTTGGTTTAGAAACTTAGATTGTGGTTTGAACTCTTACATTATGTTTTGAACTCTTAGATTGTGGTGTTAGACTtgttaaacttatgttaattttcagtttcacttGCTTTAGAACTTATTCTTTTTTATGCAGTTTTAAACAATATTAGAGTTTTACTAAGTACGCATGGTTTGAAAGCTTTACCTTGCCGACTTACTGTAACATGTTAATGTTAGTAATATAAAAATATTACCTTTTAGGTACAAAGTACAACCCATTCAATGCTCAAAGACTAGAAATTTCAAATTCAAGAGATTAagtgtgttgttattataaaagtactttcaacttcatcttcaaccttgcataaagaatggaagtttcaagtgcaacacaaccaaatatttgtagtctttgtacactaagtggCCATTTACCAAATTATTGTCCCTTTGAAGGAAGCAAATGCACTATTGATGGTTGTAAGGGATTCTTATTTCTTATGAAACCTGCAATATGAGATGTATATCAGccgtatgcttcaaaatgcacGTGCTGTGGGTTTTTCTGCTGGATAGATGAGCGGCTAGCtccgtatgaagatgaagttgctaaaatcaaccttctaccaTGCACATATCCATGTTGCGATGATAAGATGAAGCTAATTAACTCTACTAAAAAAATTGTGTGCCGGAAAAAGATACTATCTATGTCCCAAAGGTGTTAAAGTTAAGTTTttaaggtttgtatgctctagttaaggtttgtatgctctagttaagtttttaaggtttttaagttttaagtttttaaggtttttaagtttttagcaGTCATTGTATTCGAATTTAGTCGACACTATACAAAATGCAAAGAGTGTCGACGGATGAACAGTCGACACCTAACAGATTATTAACCATGTCGACGGACGTACAGTTGGCATTGTATTTATATAATACAATACCGACTATAATGTGTAAAGAACATCCAAGAACaacattttttgtttattttggtCGGAAAGGTTGTCCTTATAAACACTGCCGACTACAAATTAGTCGGCATTGtatgagggaaataaccttgccgACTGTTCCAGGCCTTTTTTATTTTGCTGTCATGCATGTACAGTCGGAAACCTGACGAAATCGAAACCTGCCGACCCTGGAACGGTCGGCAAGGTCGTATGATAAATACAATTCCGACCAAAGGagttgacaaaaaaaaaaccttgaaTGGGCATCCACACTTCTTGTCATTCCTCTTGAACTTACTAAGGAGCTTActtggtttaattccccaacttgctcttacttgttcgaactcgtgcCGTTTCAACTTGGCAGTGCCCAACAAGACTTTCTGGATCTTTATGGTTATATGCCAACCAACATCAAATCTACTCATTGTACACATGTTATCGGTGTCTTTGTTCCTtcaaaaaataatcttgaatgggcatccacacttctttggcttcgtcttgtacaccctagtcgtcttcttatcatacaaataaccctttctcttgtaaCTTGCGTCCGGCGACCCACCACATtcgcataccatttcaaaccgcgatctttttgttgggtgtttttcacTAGAACGCACATATTCTCTTTTTGATTTCTCAGTAACCCACTTGACCGCGTCGTCTTTTTCCttccattccaaatcattagcataatGTGCGGAAGTATCAGGAACCCTAACATTGTGAGCTTGAGGCTGATCCTTCATCGGTACCAATGTATTCTACAAAACATCacaagttagttgatatgtactacaatagtcggcagggtcgatataTAAAACAACACCGACTAAAGAACAGCCGGCACTTTCGAAGAATAACACAGTGCCGACCAAACTATAGTCTGAAGGGTCGACGTATCCAAAACAATGTCGGTttaaacattttcaaatcacgtcTCCTTTGTTGTAAAAATCTTATAGTCGGCAGGGTTCAAATTTTCAACCTAACCGACTAAACACTGCTCATGAAAAGTCGAAGCACTTGgtaatgaagaccatgccgacgcTTACAATCGGCAGGGTCGAcaatcgtcgaccttgccgataCTGAGTAGGAAAAGTGGaaaaaaaatccatcattttGCATGGAAAAATCAAAATCTTCACAACGTAAGTTGTCTACCTGATTACTTGTAGCtcccttctcttcttcttggtAATTGGATTCCACGTTTGGCTCAAGACATTCATCACTTCTATATCTatcttgagtttgaggaaaataaaagtgagggtcatgcatataatccatttgattatgatttggtagatcatcatacaagtactcatctGTAGGAGTAAAATTAGAAGactcccccacttcaaaatcaggatttgAATCATTCATCTCACTCATATCACAAAtatctcaaaaaccctaactccccccccccaccccccaccccccccaaaaaaaacaaactctCTACTACTTCAAACTCTTTCTTactctcaattatttccaaaTCCACTCATATAAATAAACTAACTAATCTAATgatttcaattaaattagtgttaatcattGCAGGGGCAATTTAGTCATtttgaaaatacaaggttaaggggtggcttcttttacttcaatATGACCtagcttttgtctcattaggtatagcccaattaatctgggtataccccaatcaagccagtaTCTAAAAGCATGTGAGGGTGTTTTGCGAAACTAGTGATGACAAACTCATTTCTCCAGTGCAGAATGCTTACATCGAAGGAAGACAAATTATCAATGAGATTCTAATAGCAAATGAACCGGTTGATTCAAGATTAAAAGATGGAAAACCTAGGGTCATCTGCGAGATTGACCTAGAGAAGGTTTTTGATAGGGTGAATTGGAGTTATCTAAAATTTGTGCTAAGGAAGATGGGATTTAGTTCGAAGTGGTGTAGTTGGTTAAAGTTTTTCTATTCTACAACTACTTTCTCGGTCTTAATTTTATGGGTttgcatttgtttttttttggaagtATAAGAGGAGTTCCTCAAGGGTGTCCAGTTTCTCTCCTTTTACTCAACATTAACATTGCAATGGAGGGCTTCTCAAGATTCTTTGACAGAGCGGCTGATTTGAAGTTGCTGTATGGCTTCTCGGTCTCTACAAACGGCCTAATTATCAACCATCTTCACTATGCGGGTGATTCCTTTTAGATAGAAAGAAGGAGAGTTCCATTCTGTTGGGATTACATTTGAATGTTTAGTCTTTATAAACCAACATACTCTTTCTCGTATTGCAACTAAATTTGCAAGCTTTAGTGATGAAAGACTTTTTTTtaacggaaaatggatcatttgtccaaatatttttaaaacatggttttaatggacgagtaaaaattagtatgagtgaaatggacaaagaaaaaataagaaggatgaaactggattcattctggcttaaacttaaaaaatagcaaggataaaactggatgcgtcctgtgtaaattaaaaataagaaaaagtatttgaaaatgggaaggatgaaactgtttacatcctggctatttttacatttttgtccatttaaacagtatcaaaatctagatgtctttttcatccagaaattgttgattttggtttttttaaccaattttgtatttttttaataGTCAAGCAACAAATGCAACTACGTCCACCTTAAACTTTCCGGTACTAGAAATAGCTCATCTGTTCGATCCAACAATGTGATCGCCACCATAAAATGTAAAACCAAAATTAATCTTAAATTACTGTGAAGAAATCAAGCTGGTAGTAGAATTACCCCAGGTAAAGGCAATTGGACTTTTTACAACATGAGAATCACCGTGCCATTCTATTGACCCGAATTCCGGTTTCTCTGCACTCATTACCTTCGATGTGAACGTGATTTCATAATGCAAACTTGTGTTAGTCTCGCTAAACACAAGCCTACTTGGTGTAACACTGATCTTAACCAATGCAGGAGCAAAAACACGAACATCATAAACTGGACTTGGCGAACTTCCAACATTTGTAACCGTTCTTTTGTACGTTACTGTGTCCATTGTTCCGTCTCTGAAGATGACTGCAAATGCTGGGTAGTTTAAGTCACCGGGACTCGACAACCTATGTGATTCGCAATCCACATGCCTGTCTTTGACAAATATCGAAATCTGCTTTGCAGTGTATCCAATAGAACAAAGAAAGGCGTCGTAACCACTTGTGCCAATATCGTAAACCAAACCAGGATTTAAGGCTAGGTTGGGGGAAACATGTCCTGCTCTGTGCTGGAATGGTGTGGAATGTAAGCCAGTGGCTAGATTAGTAAGATTCTTACCTGACCTGTCCAAGGTATAACTAGTTGTCATCAGTGCTGACATTATTGCAGCTGGATTCCATGTAGGATGAGCcttcactacaagaaaacttggtttaagcgaccaaaatcttagcaagatcttaaaattttggtcgctttaatagttaagcaaccatgtttgcaattaccaaaaactttggcTGCTATTAACATGCTCCCATTAAATCGTAGCTACTAATTAAATTTGTGGGTTACTCCAGCATTTTTCCCAGTACTACATAGCGAGTGGAATAGTAGGTTAGTAGCTATTTACTTCAAGCTACCATGTATCAACAATTCAAAATATGTTTGGCTGCTAAAAACCTGTCTCAGCAACCAAGGTATAGCGACCACCAATTCAGAAAAGGAAAGTAGATGATTCTAATAATGAGAAAGGGAAGCGATCACCAATCTAGTGTTTGATGTTTGATATTgagatgtttaattttgatttgtagAAATTTTACGAGGTGGGTTTCCAATAAAAGTTATATAGTAATTTTACGAGGTGGGTTTCCCATTCTTTCGCATTTTGCTAATCATtttcattcaattgatttatacacattcgtagtattcaatccaaaatttatatgttctacATATTTTCTACGATAATAATTCACTTGTTCATTCCGTTTTCTAATACATTACTCGAAATTCTATCTGTTGAGAAGGTAATTACCGAATTTGTTTCCAATCATTACCTAGCTCTTGGCTTTCTATTGGCCAGATAAATTTGAAAAATCGTATTCCTTGTTCGTTTTGTGATTAGCACAATTTTGTATGATCTTAAATACTATTTATATCCTAATTTtgtgattaaaaaaaattgggacagagaaaagaaagaatcggaaaaatctgattcctatgatttaacatgaaatttatttaggtgttttatcaaaaccttgaaaattttaaaattatatcATTAATTCCTTTTTTCAATAAATCGGTGGAACTTGGTCAATTTTTCCGATTTACTGTCAGTAGTTCCCATCCTCGGTGAACTACTGATggacattcagttaaaataatggaTAACTGGATAAACCAATTTATGTAAGAGAAATTGAGTAAGGTCGAGCGAATTGGATAACATTGATAGATAAAGGGTGAAATACACAAAGGTCGATAgacattcagttaaaataatggataactagataaaccaatctatctaaGAGAAACTGAGTGAGGTCCAACGATATTGGATAAGATTGATGGATAACAAGTTAAATTAAGTTAAAACGAAGGAATTTTAGTTTATTTGATCGATAACCATATAAACTCGTGGAATGTAAGAAAAATTGAGTGAGATCCAGTAATATTGGACAAGATTgataaataatgtctttaattaaTTAAGGTCGATGAACATTCAATTAAAATGATAGATAACTAAAGAACCTAATAATTTTGGGAAAATCTGAGTAAGGCCGATTGACATTGGGTAAGATTGACAAATAACAAGTGAAATTAAGTGAAGCCACGAAAATTCGGTTTATTTGATAGATAACTATGTGGCGAAATTGACTAAGGTCGATCGATTGAGATGCACTTGTATAAACCAAACAGTAGGTTTCGGATAACAAGGCCGGTCTAATttataatcaggaatctatttttaaatcgagaccgaagaaataGAAATAGAGACAGACTGCATATCTAATATGTGCGAGCAGAAAgaaaagcacaaaagcacaaagagaaagcaccaagaaaacacactttccttgatccgtatgacagtcTTAAATCAAATCTTTATCGTCCAAAGATTTTCATAATCCGtatgcaaccttatcttcttcaccataaataaatGTCTTCAACACCACAGAACTCTtcattttcagatctgaaaataTGGGCGGTGGTATCAATGACAAAGCTGGTTCAAGTAGTATGATAGtgtgttataccgaatttgaagttcgaatggacattgagcttcatatttgatgatttcgatgatatatcatgctaagtttgaagtcagaacccttctgaagcttcgtggttcatagtttgtatgccattaTACCACGTTTAAAGtacgaatcgacattgagattcatatttatctattttgatgatgtatccttctaagtttgaagtcagaaccctcctagagcttcttggttcatagtgtcgttgtcgttataccgaatttgaagttcgagtcggcattgagcttcatatttatcgattttgatgatgtatcatgctaagtttgaaatcacaaccctcttgaagatttgtggttcatagtttatatgtcgttataccgaatttgaagttcgaatcgacactgagcttcatatttatcgataaatatgatgtatcatgctaagtttgaagccagaaccctcccggagcttcatgGTTCATAGTTCCTATGCCgttataccaaatttgaagttcaaatcgataCCGATCTTCATATTTATCAGTAATGAATATTAGAAATTACTTCATGAACTATATGACTAgtagaaattacttcatgacctatgtgactagtcgaaattcaaagcGGAAACAcacagagaaagcacaaaaacacaaagaaacacaccaattatcgatttcatttttcattttcccgattcattcttatgtattttttggatttttttatatcataatgtcgataacaatgtcctaaatttattaatattttttttggttttttttcgtGTCGAATGTTGATAACAAAACGgatacatgagttcgtattagcaCAAACAGAAACACACTTacttctcaatccgtatgaaCATCCCAAATATAATATCAACCATCAAGATTTTTCTTGATCCGTATGAGTGGATCAAACGAGTATGGTCCGTCGATCATTTTAATTTCATTCTTGGTTGTATCCCTCGACCCTCGAACTCTAATTCCAATCTGGTTCTCTCTTTCTTCTCTCCTCCGAAACACACCGTCGGCGCTCCATCACCACGCTGCTCTTCTctcatcctcttcttctctccCTTCTTGATTGAATTGACCCATATTAATTCTCATCTGCAATTTCTGGTGAAAATCATCACAACCTCAGTCACAGAAACTCATCAATTGAATACCTCAGATCCaccttctacaaaccctaaatcaaacgaTTCGTAATCTACTATTGATTTCTTCTTTCACTGATTCAATCTCAGAACCCCTTTCAATTCTTCACTCAACATCTAACCTAGCCATAAGAATCATATCTCTCCATCCCTGAACATCGAATCAACAAcagaaaattcattatctcttccATCTCTGATTAAAGTTTCTTATCATGGTTCAAATTGTGGaattggtgttgctgctgctagaaatcaagatggaTGGTGAATTACAGTTAGGGTTTGAACAAGAAATTGGAGATGAAGATTTTGACTGAACTGTAGGTGGAATTGATTACAGAAAAGAAGGAATTGAAATCGGTGATGTCGGCTGAGTAGAGAAGAACTAAATGGTTCTCTATGTGATTCGAATGCTTAGAttattggaagaagaatttttAAGTGGGTTGAGCAGGTTGTGAAATGAAGAGTATGGGTGTCTGTGTTAGTGGTGTGTGGTCTGGTAAATCTTGAGACACTGGTAATGAATATGTAATATGGGAGATGGCTTGTGCTGAGACAGATGGTGGAGTTCTCCGTGGTGATTACCCACTTGGTTTCCTTGTTATTTATCATTCGAACTAACCCTTTTTTTTCATTTGGCATTAGCAATGGTACCTGGTGGAGGTAATGTTGGTACTGGAGGTCTCTAAAACCAAGTTTGCCCCCTTGTCAACATGGCATTGTTCCTGGAGCTGGTAGAGGTGATTGAAGACCTATGGGG
Proteins encoded in this window:
- the LOC113326374 gene encoding subtilisin-like protease SBT1.4 is translated as MSALMTTSYTLDRSGKNLTNLATGLHSTPFQHRAGHVSPNLALNPGLVYDIGTSGYDAFLCSIGYTAKQISIFVKDRHVDCESHRLSSPGDLNYPAFAVIFRDGTMDTVTYKRTVTNVGSSPSPVYDVRVFAPALVKISVTPSRLVFSETNTSLHYEITFTSKVMSAEKPEFGSIEWHGDSHVVKSPIAFTWGNSTTSLISSQ